A single window of Channa argus isolate prfri chromosome 10, Channa argus male v1.0, whole genome shotgun sequence DNA harbors:
- the si:ch211-175m2.5 gene encoding uncharacterized protein si:ch211-175m2.5, with protein MASKIVFKLFRPSVVTQLVSPRSGSKSLGKTVALGTRTRPFSSDPPEKVSRFPVPYRKDLPYDIVELMEEMETKGGFLPNVFKVLSHRPAEFRAFFAYYNELMNKETGRLTKADRELIVVATSIHNKCLYCVVSHSALHRIYSKNPTLSDQVIINYQNAALLPRERAMLDFAMAVCRCDTITEQHFQSLEEVGFDREDAWDIAAITAFFAMSNRLAHLTDMRPNLEFYNMGRVPRNKSVDKAGEEGK; from the exons ATGGCGAGTAAGATCGTCTTCAAGTTATTTCGTCCTTCTGTGGTCACGCAGCTC GTGTCTCCCCGCTCGGGCAGCAAGTCGCTGGGGAAAACTGTGGCGCTGGGGACGAGGACCAGACCTTTCTCCAGCGACCCCCCAGAAAAGGTCAGCCGTTTTCCTGTGCCTTACAGAAAGGACCTTCCCTATGATATAGTTGAGCTTATGGAGGAAATGGagacaaag ggGGGCTTTCTACCCAATGTCTTCAAAGTCCTCTCTCACAGACCAGCAGAATTCAGAGCTTTCTTTGCATACTACAATGAGCTAATGAACAAAGAAacag GTAGATTAACCAAGGCAGATCGTGAGCTGATTGTAGTGGCGACCAGTATCCACAACAAGTGTCTTTACTGTGTAGTATCTCACAGTGCACTGCACCGCATCTACTCTAAAAACCCCACTCTTTCCGATCAG GTTATTATAAACTATCAGAACGCAGCACTATTGCCTCGGGAGCGTGCCATGCTGGACTTTGCGATGGCTGTGTGTCGCTGCGATACCATCACTGAGCAGCATTTTCAGTCTTTGGAGGAAGTGGGCTTTGACCGTGAGGATGCCTGGGACATTGCTGCCATTACTGCTTTCTTTGCCATGTCCAATCGGCTCGCCCACCTCACTGACATGAGGCCAAACTTAGAATTTTATAATATGGGCCGCGTACCACGGAACAAGAGTGTCGACAAGGCAGGAGAAGAAGGCAAGTGA
- the polr2g gene encoding DNA-directed RNA polymerase II subunit RPB7, with amino-acid sequence MFYHISLEHEILLHPRYFGPNLLNTVKQKLFTEVEGTCTGKYGFVIAVTTIDNIGAGVIQPGRGFVLYPVKYKAIVFRPFKGEVVDAVVTQVNKVGLFTEIGPMSCFISRHSIPSEMEFDPNSNPPCYKTVDEDIVVQQDDEIRLKIVGTRVDKNDIFAIGSLMDDYLGLVS; translated from the exons atgttttatcat ATTTCTTTGGAGCATGAAATCTTACTACACCCCAGGTATTTTGGTCCTAACCTCCTCAACACCGTGAAGCAGAAGCTTTTCACCGAAGTGGAGGGTACTTGCACTGGCAA ATATGGCTTCGTCATTGCTGTAACCACTATTGACAACATTGGAGCAGGTGTAATACAGCCGGGCAGAGGGTTTGTCCTCTATCCAGTCAAGTACAAAGCCATTGTGTTCCGTCCATTCAAAGGGGAAGTTGTGGACGCTGTGGTCACTCAGGTTAACAAG GTTGGATTGTTCACAGAAATTGGTCCCATGTCTTGCTTCATCTCTCGCCAT TCCATCCCCTCAGAAATGGAGTTTGATCCCAATTCTAATCCTCCTTGTTATAAGACGGTTGATGAA GACATTGTAGTCCAGCAAGATGATGAGATTCGACTAAAAATCGTGGGAACAAGAGTGGATAAAAATGACATA tTTGCTATTGGATCTCTCATGGATGACTATCTGG GTCTTGTGAGCTGA